A single Lolium perenne isolate Kyuss_39 chromosome 6, Kyuss_2.0, whole genome shotgun sequence DNA region contains:
- the LOC127310297 gene encoding uncharacterized protein, translating into MDFKVTVTTRAATMEKWIYRVSKDFLCDASAKIVGLDCEFTDKVKGIKQKLLPEDKRQRAAVLQLCVANDIILFQIFQATKVPCLLKKFLSSEKIWFFGAAIDMDRRMLMPYGLNIKCAFDLQKMINIHKLDPGVKNKRIPSLYDLSNAVLGTNLEKKVLVL; encoded by the exons ATGGATTTCAAGGTCACCGTAACTACAAGGGCTGCAACAATGGAGAAGTGGATCTACCGCGTATCCAAAGATTTCCTTTGCGACGCCAGCGCAAAGATCGTTGGTCTTGATTGCGAGTTCACTGACAAAGTGAAAGGAATCAAGCAGAAACTTCTTCCAGAGGATAAACGGCAACGTGCAGCAGTTTTGCAGCTATGTGTTGCCAATGACATCATTCTTTTTCAG ATATTTCAGGCAACAAAGGTTCCATGTTTGTTAAAGAAATTCTTGAGCTCGGAGAAGATCTGGTTCTTTGGTGCAGCAATTGATATGGATCGCAGGATGTTGATGCCTTACGGATTAAACATCAAGTGTGCGTTCgacttgcagaagatgatcaataTTCATAAATTAGATCCTGGTGTTAAGAATAAAAGAATACCATCACTCTATGACCTGTCAAATGCTGTGTTGGGGACAAATTTGGAAAAGAAAG TGCTCGTGCTGTGA